A genomic region of Chloroflexota bacterium contains the following coding sequences:
- a CDS encoding Gfo/Idh/MocA family oxidoreductase, translated as MTGKPIGIGVIGTGFGVRVQVPVWLQTPGVRVTAVCSSSKARAEQVAQRFGIPHAVTSARELAELPDVHLVCVATPPHLHYEGSMAAIAAGKHVLCDKPFALDERQGFAMLEAAKKRGVLHLTNYEFRTVPARLEMRRRIQEGEIGKIMHAHVTTFGNFVYANEGRTARWWYEAKSGGGWIGASGSHTIDMLRFLFGEITRVSAQLDTYVKDHRLIDGSTIRTDVDDTFFLLFRFASGAMGAFLSGAAIAAGGAGMRLEAYGMEGTLALEGDKLFGAKKGERKLELIPTATLPMPTGVTDPHYAPFLAWTRLIVEAIQQERHIAPSFYDGWRSQQVIDAARQSQREGRWVEIAP; from the coding sequence ATGACAGGGAAGCCAATCGGCATCGGCGTCATCGGCACCGGCTTCGGCGTGCGGGTGCAGGTCCCCGTCTGGTTGCAAACGCCCGGAGTACGTGTGACAGCAGTCTGCAGCAGCAGCAAGGCTCGCGCTGAGCAGGTCGCCCAGCGCTTCGGCATCCCTCACGCCGTGACCTCCGCGCGGGAGCTTGCAGAGCTCCCTGATGTTCATCTGGTGTGCGTCGCCACGCCGCCCCACCTCCACTACGAAGGGTCCATGGCGGCCATCGCGGCGGGCAAGCACGTCCTCTGCGATAAGCCCTTCGCGCTGGACGAGCGCCAGGGCTTCGCCATGCTGGAGGCGGCCAAGAAGCGAGGCGTCCTCCACCTGACAAACTACGAGTTCCGCACGGTGCCGGCGCGGCTAGAGATGCGCCGCCGTATCCAGGAGGGCGAGATCGGCAAAATCATGCATGCCCATGTCACCACCTTTGGAAACTTTGTCTACGCGAACGAGGGAAGAACGGCGCGCTGGTGGTACGAGGCGAAGTCCGGCGGCGGCTGGATCGGCGCCTCGGGATCGCACACGATTGACATGCTCCGCTTCCTTTTCGGTGAAATCACCCGCGTCAGCGCTCAATTGGATACCTATGTGAAGGACCACCGCCTGATAGACGGCAGCACAATCCGAACGGACGTTGACGATACGTTCTTCCTCCTCTTCCGCTTCGCCAGCGGCGCGATGGGCGCCTTTCTTTCAGGCGCGGCCATCGCCGCGGGCGGCGCAGGTATGCGCCTGGAGGCCTACGGGATGGAGGGGACCTTGGCGCTGGAGGGCGACAAGCTGTTCGGCGCGAAAAAGGGCGAGCGCAAGCTAGAGCTCATCCCAACGGCCACCCTGCCGATGCCCACGGGCGTGACGGACCCCCATTACGCGCCCTTCCTGGCCTGGACGCGCCTGATCGTGGAGGCCATCCAGCAAGAGCGCCACATCGCCCCGAGCTTCTACGACGGCTGGCGGAGCCAGCAGGTGATTGACGCGGCGCGGCAATCGCAGCGCGAGGGTAGATGGGTGGAAATCGCTCCGTAA